The genomic interval CCGGACTGGATCTTCAACAACGGCTACCCGATGGATTGGCTGCAGACGGGCCTGAACGTGGCGCTCGGCCTGGGGGGCGCGCCGCTGGTGCGCGACAACTGGAGCTTCCGCAGCAACGCGCACGAGAACGCCGACCCGCTCCTGCACTTCGGCTTCCTCTGAGAGTACGGCTGATTCGCGCCCTTCGCCTGGCAGGCTGCCGGGTCCCCGCCAAACAGCAACCTGATCGGCACGGATCCCCAGCTCAGGGATCCCGAGCACGGCGATTACCGCCTGCAGCCGGGCTCACCAGCCGCCGGCTATGGGTGCCTGAGCTTCCCGGGTCTCCCGCCCGCCCCGCGCCCGCTCGCGCCGGCCGCGCCCGCCGCGGCGCGGCGGCCGGGGCTCGTTCTGGCCGGCGGCGCGCTCCCCGTGCGCAGCGAGATGGTCTGGGACGCCGACACGGTGCGCGTGACCGCCGACGTCCTCGTGCCGGCCGGCAGCACCCTGCGCGTGCTGGCCGGCGTGCGCGTCGAATTCGCGGGCTTCCACACGCTGACGGTAGCGGGCCGGCTGCTGGCCCTGGGAGCGCCGGCCGCGCCCATCCACTTCGACAGCGCCGAGCCCTGGCGCTTCGCGCCCGACTCGACAACAGCGGGCGCCTGGGGCGGCCTGCGCTTTCCCTTCCCGGACGCGCAGCTCGGCGGCTCGCAGCTCGTCTACTGCGTGATCGAGCACGCCAAGGGCATTGGGCCCGCGGCGCCGGGCGGCGCGCTCAGCTTCGCCGCGGGCGCCGACCACCGCGTGGAGAACTGCATCCTGCGCGAGAACGCGGCGGATTACGGCGGGGCGCTCTACTGCTCGCACTACGCGCAGCCGCTCGTCGTCGGCTGCCTGCTCGAGGGGAACCACGCCTTCGTCTCCGGCGGGGCGGTCTACTGCCTGGAGGCGATGCCGCGCCTCGTCGCCTCGACGCTGGTCGGCAACATCGACCACAACCCGCAGATCGTCGATCGCGCGGCGACCGTGACCGCGCTCATCGCGCGCCCGCAGCTCACGGGCTGCGTCGTCTGGGGCAACAGCTTCAACTACTTCGAGAACACGGCGCTGATCAACACCAAGCCCGTCTACGTTCGCTACAACGACCTGCAGACGCCCCACGCCGGCACGGGCAACTTCCTCGCCGATCCGCTCTTCGTCGGCGAGGGTGCGCATCCCTGGGCGCTCGGGGCCGGCTCGCCCTGCGTCGACGCCGGGCCGCCGGACACCACGGGCCTCGCCCTACCGCGCTTCGATCTCGTCGGCCGCGCGCGCGTGCTGGCTGGCCGCGTCGACGCCGGCTGCTACGAGGGCGACGGCAACCTCACCGGCGCGCCCGTCGCGCCGCCGGCCAGCCTGGCGCTCTTCGCGCACCCGAACCCGGTGTCGGCCGGCGGCACGTTCGTCTTCCGGCTGCGCGAGGCAGCGAGCGTGCGCCTGGAAGTCCTGGACATCCGGGGCCGCCTTCAGTCAACACTGAGCGCGGGCTGGCGGGACGCCGGCGAGCACCGCGTCGCCTGGACGCCCCGCGACGCCTCCGGCCGGCGCCTCGCCGCCGGGCTCTACCTCGCGCGCCTGGGCGCCGGCGGGCGGCAGCTCGCCACCTGCAAGCTGCTGCTCCTCGACTAGCGCCTGGGCCGCAGCCACCCGACCGGGAGGGAGCCATGAATCTGAAGGACGCCCGCGCCCTCGTCACGGGGGGCAGCGAGGGAATCGGTTACGCGATCGCGGAGGCCCTGGTCGCCAAGGGCGCCCAGGTGGCGATCATGGGGCGCGACAAGCCGAAGCTGGCGGCGGCCGCCGAGGCGCTCGGCGCGCTCGCCCTGCCCGGTGACGTCGGCGTCGAGGCCGACGCCGTGCGCGTGACCGCGGCAGCGATCGCCGGCCTCGGCGGGCTCGACGTCCTGGTCAACAACGCCGGCTTCGGGCACTTCCTCTCGCTCGTCGACATGACGACCGCGAAGTTCGAAGCCGTCTTTCGCACCAACGTGACCGGCGCCATGCTGATGGCCCGCGAAGCCGCGCGCCACTTCATCGACCAGGAGCGGGGGCACATCGTCAACGTCGGCTCGACCTCGGGGCTCGGCGGCGGCAAGTACTCGACGGCCTACTCGGGCTCGAAGTTCGCGCTGCGCGGCATGAGCGAGTGCTGGCGGGCCGAGCTCAGGCCCTACAACATCCGCGTCACGCTCGTGAACCCGAGCGAGGTGCAGACGGCCTTCTTTGCCAAGCTCGGCCGCAGCCAGGAGCTGAGCGAGAAGAAGCTGCGCCCGCAGGAGATCGCGGACGCGGTGATCGGAGCGCTCGAGATCGACGATCGCGGCTT from bacterium carries:
- a CDS encoding SDR family oxidoreductase, whose translation is MNLKDARALVTGGSEGIGYAIAEALVAKGAQVAIMGRDKPKLAAAAEALGALALPGDVGVEADAVRVTAAAIAGLGGLDVLVNNAGFGHFLSLVDMTTAKFEAVFRTNVTGAMLMAREAARHFIDQERGHIVNVGSTSGLGGGKYSTAYSGSKFALRGMSECWRAELRPYNIRVTLVNPSEVQTAFFAKLGRSQELSEKKLRPQEIADAVIGALEIDDRGFIPEFAVFATNPW